A single window of Pyrus communis chromosome 10, drPyrComm1.1, whole genome shotgun sequence DNA harbors:
- the LOC137748999 gene encoding transcription factor HEC2-like translates to MDVDMLKSLSSSSAVGGDHHHHHMDMMTMMMQIQKRHHSPDHFCNDSYPNNNNRTFPEIDFNWVSNPNPNNLESISPLPMFHNPNPNAVPQQPTLLNPALPSSVSFMVNPIQEPLTPRLIKPSGISPTGLSVPPSTSPYEKRNSMAAMREMIFRIAAMQPIQIDPEAVKPPKRRNVKISKDPQSVAARHRRERISEKIRILQRLVPGGIKMDTASMLDEAIHYVKFLKKQVQTLERAGADRPDGVGFQGSGNQLGNVNYFSFRRPSQLVGSMQMLR, encoded by the coding sequence ATGGATGTTGACATGCTCAAATCATTATCATCGTCATCAGCAGTAGGAggtgatcatcatcatcatcacatgGACATGATGACAATGATGATGCAAATACAAAAACGGCATCACTCTCCTGATCACTTCTGCAATGACTCTTACCCTAACAACAATAATCGCACATTTCCAGAGATAGATTTTAATTGGGTTTCAAATCCAAACCCCAATAATCTTGAATCCATTTCTCCACTACCCATGTTccataacccaaatccaaatgCAGTTCCTCAACAACCCACATTGCTAAATCCTGCATTACCCTCCTCTGTTTCCTTCATGGTAAACCCAATCCAAGAACCCTTAACCCCAAGACTAATAAAGCCTTCTGGTATTAGTCCTACAGGACTATCAGTCCCACCCAGTACTTCTCCATACGAGAAGAGAAACTCTATGGCTGCAATGAGGGAGATGATATTCAGGATAGCAGCAATGCAGCCCATTCAGATAGACCCGGAGGCGGTGAAGCCGCCGAAGAGGAGGAACGTGAAGATTTCGAAAGACCCACAGAGCGTGGCGGCGAGGCACCGGAGGGAAAGGATAAGTGAGAAGATCAGAATCCTGCAAAGACTTGTTCCTGGTGGGATTAAAATGGACACTGCTTCTATGTTGGATGAGGCCATACATTATGtgaagtttttgaagaagcaaGTGCAGACTTTGGAGAGAGCTGGGGCTGATAGACCGGACGGCGTTGGATTCCAAGGGAGTGGCAATCAGTTGGGTAATGTGAATTACTTTAGTTTTCGGAGGCCTTCTCAGTTGGTGGGTTCTATGCAGATGCTTAGATGA